GCTGGCGCTCCATAAAACTGGGATTTAATTTTCTCCTCCAggaaatgtgggtgtgtgtgtgtgtgtgtgtgtgtgtgtgtgtacacacactgcTTTGGGCTTTAGTAAAGAGAACATACGCCTTCGCTGTTTACAGACAAAGGGCACCGGTAAGCAGTGTTTGCCCTgcaatttcagtttcaaaacGAATTTCCCTGGATTTTTTATGGTGCGGTACAAAGGAAGTTTTTCTTGCAAGATGACAAATGAAGGTTCTTGGCATCATGTtacaatcaaaacattttttttcttcccccctccaTTTTCGGTGCCCTTTCTAGCTGGACACGAGTGCAGGaaagcaaaaattttaatttagaaCTCAGAGGTCAAAAGCTGggtctttaaaataatttagagTTTAATGCAGCTGGTtctgtagtggctagagctgccgTCTTCTGAtcagaaggttgtgggtttgaatcccccctcctgctgtagtatcctcgGGCAAgatacttagcctaaattactccagtaaaaaaaaaaaaaaacccaattgTATAACTAGGTAAATAATTGATAGTCACTTTGCAGATCGACTTTTTTggtatttctgatttttttttttttttttttttttttttttttttttttttgtttaaagtttaaggtttattttttctttgcctcCCTTTTTATGATGACAGCTCAGCAGCGGAGGGAACATGAGCACTTTGGAGTTCAGCTGGGCAGTTTAAGATCCGGGAGAGGTTCCTTCCTTGACCGCCGTCCTTGTCACTCTTGTCACCTATTAATGTGGCAGAAAGTGGAACGAATGACCCGACTCATAAGCTCATAGCAGCTTCTGAACCGTGGAATCGGTTTACAGCGTGGTAAACTGCGTGTAACGCGAGGTAATTGCCACGCTGCTTAGGGTGCTCGATGACACAGGGCCTTGTTCCCGTGGTTTCTGTTTACCTTCGTTTCTTGCATTCGTCCTGTGCCGCAGCCCACAAATTATTAAGGAGATGATGGTTTCCTCTGAGGTGcggaaactccacacacaggaaaatgttttattgtttaatgtCGTCCTCTTTCCAttagagggattttttttttctctcagcaaGTCTAAATGATCTATAACATGGTATGAAATTCCCAGAAACTCAAGTCAAcagatttgaagaaaaaaaaaaaaaaaaaagatccacaGAGCCTTTGAGGggaaagtttaattttttttttggaaacattttcaaaaaggcACAATATTTATGCAGATGTCAGAAGTTCTCTGCAAGCTTTATAAGAGCAGGAACTCAAAAGGAGCAATGAAACCGTTGTTGATGTTTAcgtgggggcggggcgggggatGCAGGGGTGTTTCAATGGGACTTTTGTTTAGGGGCTTTTCTCTGAGAATAACAAAAGGTGATATTTTCAGGACATTTGGGTTGGAGTGCAAAAGCCACAGATCATTTGGAAGTGATTAATGGGAAGAGGAAACGGCTGCTTATCTTGATGGAGCTGTTCGGAGGGGGGCGCATAAGAGTAATaatcacttaaaaataaatgtaacatcagGCCCCAGAGAGACACTCCGTGTATCCAAGAGTTTTCTGGAAATTACAGTGAGTTCCTTGTAATAACGATCTCTggacattttagaaaatgagtCAACTTTATAGCAACGGACAACCATGtggtcaaaaagaaaaattaaccaTGTCATCAGTTTGTAACCGAAGCAGGCGACTGATAGACTTTCGTTATGATCTCAGTTTTCTGGAGGGAAACTGAGCTGTGGTGTAGCCTTGCTCTTCTATTTCATGGAGTTTGTGGGCATTTGGAAATGTTTCATGTGGCGAGAGAGTCAATGAAAGTGGTTCTTGGACAGTTCTGCCTCCTGCGCTGGGTCTAAAGTGCTCCATATCCAGTACCGCTGAGCATCTTCACGCTGTCCTCACCCGGAACCCTTTTCCGTGGACCCAGAAGACAtggggaacagctggtagcatagtgcttagagctgctgcctctggacccaaaggttgcaggtttgaatctcacctccagctgcagtacccttgagtgaggtacttactctaaattgctccagtaaatttacctagctgtataaaaaggtaaataactgtaggcaataacactgtaagtcactttggagagatgcatcagctaaatatataaatttaagagagaaaaggaggacTTGGCATTGCTGACACTATGGGGTTCATCTGGCCAGATTCCACTGATACTCCACGGCATCCTGGATATGTAATGCATGGATTCGGTGGTTACAGGTGACCATGGCAACGGGGAGTAGGGTTTGAGGAAGCCAGCTACCTTTAAAATGATCAGAGCTGAACTCGGTTTTATTTACCCTCGTTGATGACAAGTCAACCGGTTCCCTATAAAGGGAACATTTGCTAGTAGCTGCTGTAAGGAGAACTGTGAATCGGTGTAATCCAAGACGGTGAATAAGAAGAAGCTATTGAAAAATGATCAGCAGGTGTTACCAGACCAATAGGTGCAGTTAGGtgcagggtgatttttttttttttttaagaaatcaaATCAATTCTAATTGACATGATTACTTTAAAGGTATGTGGTTTCACTTATCCTCCAGCCAGTTGCCATGGTCACCCGTTGCTGCTATCTGGTTACTTGCTTACGCTCCATGTGTAAAGAGAGCTGGTAGCTCCCATGGTATTACAGGGTTTTCCTGGACAGGACCACGTTCTACCGCGGTTCATGGCTGTGAAAGCAACCTTTGCATTTCTCACTTCCATGCTGACTAGCTGAAGTGCTTAATCCATGTTCtctttacttatttttcatGCCCTCTGCATGTGTCGTGAGGAGAAGGGTCTAATGTCAGTGGCTGCAAAAAGGAGTCTGGCACCACGTTGTCAAAATCTATTGTGCGTGAAATCTCATAAATGTGCAGAAAATGAAGGTAAAATCGGACTGGATATGTGGAATTCGTTAGTGTTGCAGAAACAGTTTTGTATCAGAGAATCACAAGGTAGAGAGatctcattcatttcatttttaatgctgtAACTTTTATTGacctcatttatttagcagatgcctttctccggAACGCTGTGCaactcagagtgaacaaaagtgcattaaacCAAAAAACGGAGAGGTGGATGTCAGTATTGATTCTTGAAGTACATTCATTTCATCCAGTACCAGTTTttaccagcatacattacattagtagctgcatacagattTGATGGGGAGTTTGTTTGTGGAGCAGATAGATCAttagagaagtgggtccaaaagacATGTTCTGAGACTTCTTGAAAGCttagagggattcagcagttctggttTCAGGAGCGTAGCAGTGTGGGTGGAATGTAGTGAATGATCAGGCCTTGTTAAGTATCAGGATCTAGATCCATTGATGGGTTTTGCAGGCCATAACCCAAGACTTGAACTTCAACAGGAAGCTACTGGCAGCCAATGGAGAGACGAGATGTACCTGTAGGACCAGATTATGGTAtcaatgtgttgagagaagcagatACCAgagtcaattgttactcccaggcaCTGAACTAATAAAGTGGATGAAATTAGGAAATTATCCAGTTTGACCGAGTGTCCCCAACAGGGGAACAGACCTGGTAAGAAGTGAAGGATgtaggtcttgggtttgagctGAGGGTGGTGATATCAGATATCAAAGCAGAGATGCCTGAGAAGCTAGATGTGATACGTGAAGAAATATCTGTAACCGTCGGGGTGGGAGAGCTGGATGTCATCAGTGGAGCAGTGATGTAGCTTTAAGAGTCAATGACAGTCCAGCGAAGATGTGCAGATGGAAGGGAGATGGGGCCCGGCCCCGAGCCCTTCAGAACATCAGCTAAGAAAGGCTGATGGAAATCGAGGGAAAATCCTGGTAAGATTTACCTGACAGGTAAGACTCAAGCAATTTAGTTATGTTCCTTTGATTGCAACCTCTTCTAGGCATTAAAGAAGAATCTAGTGGTTGACCGTgtgaaatgctgcagacaggtcaaggagaatgaggagtGAGGTAAGGGAGGAAGCTCTAGCTGACTGGTGGTCTCAGCGGAACAGCCCATCTTGAGTCCAGACTACCATGGAGACTGCTCTGGGGATGGAATGCTGACAACTTAGTCAGAAGATCCattttagttacatttttgGTTTATTACTGCCTACTTGTGTAGAGAGCTGCTATTATGGATTTgatttgtaagtagcttagtgtgaCGTTATCCTGTACCAGTGAACATGTGACATGGCCACTGGGTCCATCCCATCACCTCTTAACTGTGCTCCTCACACTCAGTCATCTGGGCCCCTTTTTGGGACTCTACTACATACTACAAGGTATCAGCATGGCAACAGCACTCTACAAAAATAACTCTGAATATGGGTCATGGTTGAGAGAGGTCGAAGCTCAGTTCGTGTCTATTTGTGATGGCCCTAAGATGAGGCAAGGTGGCCTATTTAAGTGAGTCCTAGAGGTGGAGATGTATTTTTGTCATGCTTCATTTTTCTCAGGACTTAAGGTTAGAGCTCTGCTGTACAGTGTCTGTGGGCAGCAACCTTCAGTCCAAACATGGATGTAAACATCCAGGAAAGGTAGCAAATTGCATTTGTCTGAAGGATATATACAGAGAGGTTTTCCAGTGAAAGAATTTGACTTCTTGTGCAATAAGGATGAGGCACTTTAAATGCGAGGGCTACTTGGTGGTGTCCCCCATTAAGGTTTTCCAGCTACTGTGAAAGCCCTTACTCAGCAGACGATATGAAATGTCTCATTTGGTGAAGAGTTCTGTCACTGTTGGCCAAAGCTCTCTGCCTCAAAAAAATGTGACGCAGTGTTTAGCAAAAATGCAGGACTTTATTCTCTACAGCAGTGCTCAACACTGTTCCCTAATGCACATTTCTTCAGAATGAAGTATGCACCTACTTCTTCTTTCCTGGCTTCTGCCCTTTCTCTAGTCCTTGGATGTACTTGCGTGGAATCTGGTACTGATCTgcagagcagaacagaacaggtattaaaaaaaaaaaaatgaatacagacATACTCTCTGGCACAGAAAATGCCTGTCCAGTGAATCGGCAGACAGTATAAACATGTTTTAAGGCCCCCTAACTGGGTCACATTTCCTCACCTAGCAGTATGCTTCCAACTTGCTGGACCTGGTTTCCCTGGATCTGAACTAAAACTCTGTCTTTAGATCCCGGCACAGGGTTGAGGACTGTGCTGGCCTGGACACGGTGCTGTAGGGTCGTGGCCATTGCTGCAGGGTCAATACCATACAGCTCAAGGTTCTTGATCAGGGTCACCTGCGTGGGAAGGGAAGTGGCAACAGCATCAGTGAGTGGCCTTTCAAGAGGCAGAGTCTCCCtgaggccaaacccactgtttGGTTAAGGGACTCGCCAAGGCCTGTGAGTCTGATGAAGGCTGCAGGTGCAAGCTGGTGGTTTACTTTACATCTCAAACCAAGGCCTAACCTACAAAAGGGGATTATAGTTAACTATCTGAGTTTATCAGACCTTCAAACTATCCATTCCAGAGCGTACCTTCTTGTTAGAGCCCCTGGAGGCCACCGAGATGTTGATGGGTTCGATCTGACCCTTCTTGATGATGGGCtcctggcctgggaacagcagCTTGTAACTGTGCTGCATTTTGTCCATTGTCCTGTGAAGGCACAAAACATcttacacagactgagctcagactgaaataaatattatgatTCTCAAATTATCACAGCTCTGTAAACTGCACCCAAAAATCATTAATCCGTTCTCCATCTTTTATTACTGGAAGGGCTGCCCTATCATATTTCAGTGGTAACATTAATCTTAAAAGGAATGCCATGCATCAATATTTGAGTAACATGTCAAATATTTATCTGGAGAGAGGAATTAAAGGTGGTATTTAAAGTATTTTGGTGTACATAAAAACAGCCTGTGCTTAAATTCCCCTTTGTGGGATTCCTGTCCTGTCAGTTCAAATATGATATTCACTGCCATAAAGTCATAAGCAACTCTTCTTCTAGAATGAACATTGTGTTTGACATGATTACCCCCTCAGATGGAGCTCTACCTGGTGAAGAGATCATCCCACTTGAGTTTCTCCACCTCCTGGTACTCGGACTTCTCCAGCAGACAGTCGCACAGGGCAGGGTTGATGTTGATGAAGCTGAAGGGCAAATTCACAATGACCCCATTTAACCCCTTAGCTTCCACTTCTTGTGGACTTTTGGACTGTCACTCAAGTGCCATTTGACATTATTACACTCAAGACTGACAACAAGGATTCAAATGTGAAGAATGTTTAGAAATGCATAATTATGTATGGTACTGAAGTCTATACACTGACTTTCTATGTGAATTTAGCCATGGATGTAACTGGGTGACTTTGTGATGCACTTATCCAACTAGGAttcatagttacatttattcatgtagcaaaggcttttcaccaaagcaacctacattgattattaatttgatttgtgtgtgagtgtgacagcaaatagcgctgctgtctcacagtgcctaggtggtgtgagagtacagaggttcgatccccgctcagtctatgtgcaTGTTCTGTCCCTggaggtttcctcccacagtccaaagacatggttcaggttcccccatagtgtgtgagtgacagagagagagagtgtgtgcgtgttccactgatgtatagatgagtgacccattataaatagtgtatctagcagtgtaagtcaccttggtgaataaggtgtgtgggctgataacactacatagagttcattggaaatcgctttggataaaagcgtctaggtgaataaatgtaaatgtgtagttATAACTATTattgacacctttatccaaggtgacttccatgGCGCCATACACGCTGAAGTCACACCCCCTGGGAAAAGCCACATAAAATGGGGTGAATGTGTAAACTGCGCACCGGCAGAGCGACgatcgaaccccagatctgacACCGGAGCGACCAGTTACACTGTACTGAATAGGGGCCCAACCCACTCAAGCCAGCAGTTTAAATGGGAGCTTACTTTTTGTTGTGTTCATCTACTAGCTCATTCTTCTTTACATACTCTGTGATGATGGTCCTCACCTCCTCTGGGGAGAGCACTGCCCCCtttctgcaacacaaaaaatacatggGTCAGGCCCATGCACCGCATATGTCCCACCACAGGAGGTAATGCACAGCATGTGGACATACCTCTTCTGGGAGTCCTGGAAAAGTGGCTCCAGCCGGGCAGAGACCACGTAGAGAGGGGTGATCTCGGGGGGGTGGTACGGCCTGTCGTGGTCCCCGCTACCGTCCACAGGAGCCTCCTCCGACACACTCTCCTCAGGGGGGCAGAAAGAACGCAGCCTGCAGGCAGTGCGGAGAACTGCAACTTACTCGAGGGGTAACCtgttttctggaatgttctccaTGTTGTTGCAAATGGTCAAGGCAGTGATTTGCTGGGACGGCAGGCGTTTCTTATGAGGGCTGGGAAGGTACTCACTCAGGATGCTTCCAGGCCACGTCCACGATGCTCTCCACTCCTTTGCTCAGCTCCTTTATCTCAACCagatggtgctgctgctgcattgaGTGCAGGAACTTGGAGAGCTTGGGGACGTGAAGTTACTTACATATCAGGGCTGATAGCAACTACGGTGCCAAACAGCTGTGTACTTCTCTTGATGCATATTTCTTCAAAGGCAAATATTAAACATCTTACTGAAGTACAACAGTAAAACTTCCTGGAACCTGAATTTTGGCCATATTTGAAAGGCTCTAAATGCTACTCTAACttgtattcattaatttattcagctcaAACTTTACTCCagtattactggagcaattaagattaagtaccttgcttacagcaggaggtgggattcaaacccaagtgtgctgagagaaacacAGTGGCTCTAACTTCTACACCACAGCACATTCAATCAGAAGTCATTACAGAAGCAAAACtagaacaaataaacattttgcacaTAAACTGAGGGGCTGAACTTGCACTTATTGCTTTATTACCTTCTTATAGCTTGATTTCTTGATGTCCAGCTGCTTCCCACTAGGACTACATAAAAACAATTTGGAGTTGAACAGCAGTAACTGGTTTCTTCCCAACTAAATGAGCATgtattgaaataaaataatgggaTACTGCTAATATGCTACAATCATTTGCTCCTAGAAGTGCACTACCCATAAATATAGAATTAAGAAGAAACTCAGATGTTGTGGTTGTTAagggaaaattaaataaatgctgaaaatgttagGGGGGAGGGAACTAGATATAGAATACAAGTTGAAGTGGAAGTATTTGTGGATCAATGGCAGGAACATGCAACCAGCGGTAAAGCAGAAGTCTGCGGCACAGTAGGTAGCGAACCCTACCAGCAGGAGAACATGTGGTTGCGTAGGAAGGTGCTCGTCAGCAGTGGGAGTTCAGACTTCTTCACTTTGCTCTTGAGGGCATGGAGGAAACATTGCAGGAGCAGAATGTCCATCTGCTCTGTGGGGGGGAAACAGAACTTTGTCCAATGAGTGCTCACCATACAGGTGAAGTTACTCTGCCAATTTTGTTTATAAACCACCAGCAGTGCGCAGGTCCTTCCTCACCCTGGGGGGATTTCTCCTCCTCCGTCCCGCCGTCTTCGTTCCCATGCTCCTCCCCTTGCTCTGTCTCCCCCTGGTTAAGGCTGAGCTCCTGCAGATCCGGACAGCAGGTGTCTGTGGTTGAGTCCCCATCTGGACCGGGTGCAGCCTCCTCTGGAACATCTCCTTCACCACTGCATTCTTCTTCAGCACAATCTTCGCTGTGGGGGGCTGGGATGGAGGGAGGTCCTGACTTGTCCCCAAACGCCCTTGAAACAAAACACCAAAACCGTTATGAAGAAGCTCTCCATTGATGGAATCAAACACTGAAACtttcacaaatgtttattcTACTACTGGCGGGTGAGTTAACGTGACTTCTGGCtcagcagtttgtttttgttttcgttCAGAAATTGTACAATAAAATTACCAAGGAAGAATCATTTCAAAAGCTCTTGAATTCTATAGAACTCATAATATATATCAAAACAACATTTCAGTGTAAGTTCACTTGCAGTCTCCATAGGGCTGTCTAAAATACACTAATCTGGGGTCTGTTACCCACAACCAATACAGCTCTTCCAAGACCACAGTTTCATTGACTTCCTGTTGAACTGCACTGGTAGTGACGCACTGACTTTGGGAAACTGACTCAATGAATGACACAGTGATGCTTTGACAGTGAGGCTGTGTGCGAACTGatgctgctgtgtggtggggtgggggggggcatgtgaCACAACCTGCCCTACAGGATCAGTCACTCACCACAGACTGTCCATGTACGCGTGCAGAATGGAAACCCCTCTCCCTTTCATGCCGAGACCCTGCATCTCTCCCGTGGACATGGTCGCAGTCCCCACGGCGACAGGAGCCCTATGGAAAGCAGAGAGGATTAGAAAACTCTCAAGAATTTGATAATGACCAGAGCGTGAATGTTGGGGAGGAGGGGTCAATGTGGGATCACCTGTTTCTCACCACAGTAATGGCACAGCAGTCCCCCTGCTTGACCTCTGGGAGACCCTGAGAGGGCACAACCACCCCAGGCAGCATGAGATCTGGGCAAGAAATGATTAACATAACGGGGGTTTCAGTGCAGACACTGAAGAGACACTGCTGTAATGTAGTGTTTAAAAACCTGTAAACTAAAGGTGGCTGGCTAAAGCTTTTTTATTACGTTAAGACTATTCTGTGtccaattaaaagaaaaatgttatttaaactGAACAAATAGCTTACCATAAGTAAAAGTAAGAGCAActgccttttcattttcacctAAACTGCAGGGCAGCTATTTTGGCATAAAAATGATCCTCCAACATAGCAGTAAaactacaaacaaaacagaaactcTGATTTTCTTGGCTCATACAATATGACAAATGCATAGAAAGCACACTTTTGTATTGTACAGATTCAGTTTAGTGTGGGACAAGGAATTCAATATTATGtataagttttattttaaaaaaaaaaaaaaaaaaaaaaaaactgccacatTAAATACTACACAGCATATTCCTACAGATTCAAAATACCGAATGCAGGTGGAGTCTTACCAGCACCTCCTGCCAATTTCTGCAGCACCGTGGGCCAAGTTGTGAAGGCTGGCAGGGTGTCTGGGTAGCGCCACAGAGTATACACTGGAAAACAAGACAGTGAGCGGCGACTGAGGCACGGGCGCTCCACACACATCGCGTCACCCTCCTGACCAAAAGCTACGAGGGGCCCAATCCAGGATACCTGTGGGATAGATGTGCTTCTCCACTTCAAAGAACACGGGGTTCTTGTGGAGGACGTAGAGGGTGACGGCGTCTCCTCTGTGAGCGTACGCCTTCACCACGTTCAGCTCTTCCTTACTTGGCACCAAGGCGCTCACATCGTCCCCGGAGAGCGCAGGGAACGCCGCCGACACGTCTGCTCGCAGCTTCCTCCTGCCAGGCATGAGAG
Above is a genomic segment from Scleropages formosus chromosome 2, fSclFor1.1, whole genome shotgun sequence containing:
- the eif2d gene encoding eukaryotic translation initiation factor 2D isoform X2 yields the protein MLPGVVVPSQGLPEVKQGDCCAITVVRNRAPVAVGTATMSTGEMQGLGMKGRGVSILHAYMDSLWAFGDKSGPPSIPAPHSEDCAEEECSGEGDVPEEAAPGPDGDSTTDTCCPDLQELSLNQGETEQGEEHGNEDGGTEEEKSPQEQMDILLLQCFLHALKSKVKKSELPLLTSTFLRNHMFSCCPSGKQLDIKKSSYKKLSKFLHSMQQQHHLVEIKELSKGVESIVDVAWKHPELRSFCPPEESVSEEAPVDGSGDHDRPYHPPEITPLYVVSARLEPLFQDSQKRKGAVLSPEEVRTIITEYVKKNELVDEHNKNFININPALCDCLLEKSEYQEVEKLKWDDLFTRTMDKMQHSYKLLFPGQEPIIKKGQIEPINISVASRGSNKKVTLIKNLELYGIDPAAMATTLQHRVQASTVLNPVPGSKDRVLVQIQGNQVQQVGSILLDQYQIPRKYIQGLEKGQKPGKKK
- the eif2d gene encoding eukaryotic translation initiation factor 2D isoform X1, which codes for MFAKPFRVKSNTVMKGSDRRKLRADVSAAFPALSGDDVSALVPSKEELNVVKAYAHRGDAVTLYVLHKNPVFFEVEKHIYPTVYTLWRYPDTLPAFTTWPTVLQKLAGGADLMLPGVVVPSQGLPEVKQGDCCAITVVRNRAPVAVGTATMSTGEMQGLGMKGRGVSILHAYMDSLWAFGDKSGPPSIPAPHSEDCAEEECSGEGDVPEEAAPGPDGDSTTDTCCPDLQELSLNQGETEQGEEHGNEDGGTEEEKSPQEQMDILLLQCFLHALKSKVKKSELPLLTSTFLRNHMFSCCPSGKQLDIKKSSYKKLSKFLHSMQQQHHLVEIKELSKGVESIVDVAWKHPELRSFCPPEESVSEEAPVDGSGDHDRPYHPPEITPLYVVSARLEPLFQDSQKRKGAVLSPEEVRTIITEYVKKNELVDEHNKNFININPALCDCLLEKSEYQEVEKLKWDDLFTRTMDKMQHSYKLLFPGQEPIIKKGQIEPINISVASRGSNKKVTLIKNLELYGIDPAAMATTLQHRVQASTVLNPVPGSKDRVLVQIQGNQVQQVGSILLDQYQIPRKYIQGLEKGQKPGKKK